From the Limosilactobacillus panis genome, one window contains:
- a CDS encoding cysteine desulfurase family protein: MIYFDNSATTKISPEVLATYDTVSQKIWGNPSSLHNFGEEAWNLLEQARQQVAKLFGVKTSEIIFTSGGSEGDNWVIKGTAFAKRRFGKHIITTAVEHAAVRNSMAQLEELGFNVTYLPVDSEGRINPADVKAALRPDTILVSIMAVNNEIGTVQPIKEVGEILKDYPNVHYMVDAVQAIGKGLDSAIFSDRVDFATFSGHKFHAPRGTGFVYMKSGRKIAPLISGGGQERTLRSGTENTPGDVAMARAIRLVKENEQRAVQQEQAIKERIYDHLKKFDHVKIFSGRDQGFAPHILCFAIVGVRGETIVHAFEEQGIYISTTSACSSKKHAEAGTLAAMKAPENEATSAVRISLGDQNTIEEADKFNQVFDNLYAGFKKIID, from the coding sequence ATGATCTATTTCGATAATAGTGCAACGACGAAGATTTCTCCGGAAGTCTTAGCAACGTACGATACAGTTAGTCAAAAGATTTGGGGTAACCCAAGCAGTTTGCATAATTTTGGTGAAGAAGCCTGGAATCTGCTTGAACAAGCCCGTCAGCAAGTGGCCAAGCTCTTTGGAGTCAAGACGAGCGAGATTATTTTTACCAGCGGTGGCTCTGAGGGCGATAACTGGGTGATTAAGGGGACGGCCTTTGCCAAGCGTCGTTTTGGTAAGCATATTATCACAACGGCAGTGGAGCACGCGGCGGTACGGAACTCAATGGCCCAATTAGAAGAGCTGGGCTTCAATGTGACCTACTTGCCAGTTGATAGTGAAGGACGGATTAATCCGGCAGATGTGAAGGCCGCCCTTCGTCCAGATACAATCCTAGTATCAATCATGGCCGTCAACAATGAGATTGGGACGGTTCAGCCAATTAAAGAAGTTGGTGAGATTCTGAAGGACTATCCTAACGTCCACTACATGGTTGATGCGGTGCAGGCAATCGGCAAGGGCCTCGACAGTGCGATTTTCAGTGACCGGGTGGACTTTGCCACCTTCTCCGGGCATAAGTTCCATGCGCCCCGGGGCACTGGCTTTGTTTACATGAAGAGTGGCCGAAAAATTGCGCCGTTGATCTCCGGTGGGGGCCAGGAACGGACCCTACGGAGTGGAACAGAGAATACCCCGGGTGACGTTGCAATGGCCCGGGCCATCCGTCTTGTAAAGGAAAACGAGCAACGGGCGGTTCAGCAAGAGCAGGCAATCAAAGAGCGGATCTACGACCACCTGAAGAAGTTTGATCATGTTAAGATTTTTTCTGGCCGTGACCAGGGCTTTGCCCCCCACATTCTCTGCTTTGCGATTGTCGGTGTCCGGGGAGAAACGATTGTTCACGCCTTTGAGGAACAAGGTATCTACATTTCCACGACCAGCGCTTGTTCTTCCAAGAAGCATGCAGAGGCGGGGACACTAGCCGCAATGAAGGCGCCGGAAAACGAGGCAACGAGTGCGGTCCGCATCAGTCTTGGTGACCAAAATACCATCGAAGAAGCTGACAAATTCAACCAGGTCTTTGACAACCTTTATGCCGGCTTCAAGAAGATTATTGACTAG
- the thiI gene encoding tRNA uracil 4-sulfurtransferase ThiI has protein sequence MQYTEIMVRYGELSTKGRNKKSFIDRLGTNVRHALHQFDQVKVHAQQDRLHVQLNGADYDQVMKQLKNVFGIQTFSPSIKVAKDFAAVAKAAEEMVEEQVDHPITFKIETRRSDHHFPIDTFEMNDKLGGDLLHKFPDKLKVDVHHPGLTIRVEIRLNGIFLSSETIKGAGGLPVGTAGKGMMMLSGGIDSPVAAYLGMKRGVSMEMVHFFSPPYTSPQALAKAKQLTEKLAKYCGHIKFIQVPFTEIQETVKEKVPEGYLMTIQRRMMLRLATALMEKRHGLAIFNGESLGQVASQTMESMLAIEDVTNYPVLRPVLSFDKTEIIKIAKEIDTYDLSILPYEDCCTVFTPPSPKTKPSVKKARKYEQHLDIDGLIQRSLDGVKITDIHPGEDFLNQNEDVFAELL, from the coding sequence GTGCAGTACACAGAAATTATGGTTCGGTATGGGGAACTGTCCACCAAGGGACGCAACAAAAAGTCCTTTATTGACCGTCTCGGGACGAACGTTCGTCATGCCCTCCACCAATTTGACCAGGTCAAGGTTCACGCTCAGCAAGATCGCTTGCACGTTCAACTGAATGGGGCCGACTATGACCAGGTAATGAAGCAGTTAAAGAATGTTTTCGGTATCCAAACCTTCTCCCCATCAATCAAGGTGGCAAAGGACTTTGCCGCGGTTGCCAAAGCCGCTGAGGAGATGGTAGAAGAGCAGGTTGACCACCCAATCACCTTTAAGATTGAAACCCGGCGGTCTGACCACCACTTCCCAATCGATACCTTTGAAATGAACGATAAACTTGGTGGGGACCTCTTGCATAAGTTCCCCGACAAGTTGAAGGTTGATGTTCACCATCCCGGCCTCACTATCCGTGTCGAGATTCGCTTGAACGGTATTTTCCTGTCCAGTGAAACCATCAAGGGGGCCGGTGGCTTACCAGTCGGTACGGCCGGAAAGGGTATGATGATGCTTTCCGGTGGGATTGACTCCCCAGTAGCGGCCTACCTTGGCATGAAGCGGGGCGTTTCCATGGAGATGGTTCACTTCTTCAGTCCGCCGTACACTAGTCCCCAAGCTCTGGCCAAGGCCAAGCAGCTAACGGAAAAGCTGGCTAAGTACTGTGGCCACATCAAGTTTATCCAAGTGCCGTTTACCGAGATTCAGGAAACGGTCAAGGAGAAGGTGCCGGAGGGATACCTAATGACCATCCAGCGGCGGATGATGCTTCGCTTGGCAACGGCCTTAATGGAGAAACGACACGGCCTCGCAATCTTTAACGGTGAGTCGCTAGGGCAGGTGGCCTCCCAGACAATGGAGAGTATGCTGGCAATTGAGGACGTGACTAATTATCCAGTATTGCGACCAGTCCTGTCTTTTGATAAGACCGAAATTATCAAGATTGCTAAAGAAATTGATACTTATGACCTGTCAATCTTGCCGTACGAAGACTGCTGTACCGTTTTCACGCCACCGTCGCCCAAGACGAAGCCAAGTGTTAAGAAGGCTCGTAAGTACGAGCAGCACTTAGACATTGATGGCTTAATTCAACGTTCACTAGATGGGGTGAAGATCACTGATATTCATCCTGGTGAGGATTTCTTGAACCAAAACGAGGACGTCTTTGCGGAATTACTGTAA